Proteins from one Pagrus major chromosome 1, Pma_NU_1.0 genomic window:
- the LOC141012250 gene encoding calpain-2 catalytic subunit-like, translating to MANTAAELARRKAREEEGAGSRVNAVPFNQQDFEHLQSKCLQTGSLFCDPTFPAGWDSLGYNQLGRYSSKTIGVEWKRPTELCSDPRFIVDGAKRTDICQGALGDCWLLAAIASLTLDPAILNRVVPPGQSFSSQYAGIFHFQLWQYGEWVDVVVDDRLPTRDGKLLFVHSAEGGEFWSALLEKAYAKVNSSYEALTGGSSLEGFEDFTGGISESYALKEAPPFLFNIMRKALTLGSLLGCSIDISSSYETEAVTSQKLVKGHAYSITAARQVHHFGSPVELLRIRNPWGQVEWTGAWSDNSGEWDQVDLEEKKKLDHSADDGEFWMSYTDFLHQFSRLDICNLTPDTLSSDEVGRWNYSEFEGMWRVGSTAGGCRNYPATFCSNPQFFIRLDDVDDDPHDGKDGCTVLIGLMQKDARRERRFGRDLNTIGFAIYQVPDEYKGRSKVHLGPDCLLRRAAVARSQNFINLREVCERFKLPPGEYAIIPSTFEPHRKGSFILRVFTEKQAHSSPMEEDLDADIQEPDVGLDAVDPHFKRLFVQISGNNSEISAFELQHVLDKVISQRSDVKTDGFSLQTCRSIISLLDRDGTSELGLLEFHRLWTKIQKYLEIFKSHDSDGSGTMSSHEMRAALAEAGFQVNSAVIQEIVGRYADSSFSIDFDCFIGCLIRLELLFKMFRTLDKKNQGKIQLDLQQWLCLSIN from the exons ATGGcgaacacagcagcagagctggCCCGGAGGAAGGCCCGGGAGGAAGAGGGCGCCGGTAGTCGGGTCAACGCTGTCCCTTTCAACCAGCAGGACTTTGAGCATTTGCAGAGCAAGTGTCTGCAGACCGGCTCTCTGTTCTGCGACCCGACCTTCCCCGCAGGCTGGGACTCTCTGGGATACAACCAGCTGGGACGCTACTCCTCCAAAACCATCGGGGTGGAGTGGAAACGACCCACG GAGCTGTGTTCTGATCCTCGCTTCATTGTTGACGGAGCGAAGAGAACAGACATCTGTCAGGGAGCGCTgg gtgactgctggctgctggctgcCATCGCCTCTCTGACTCTGGACCCGGCCATCCTGAACAGAGTGGTTCCTCCTGGTCAGAGCTTCAGCTCGCAGTACGCCGGCATCTTCCACTTTCAG CTGTGGCAGTACGGGGAATGGGTGGATGTGGTCGTGGACGACCGGCTGCCCACCAGAGACGGGAAGCTGCTGTTTGTCCACTCGGCGGAGGGCGGAGAGTTCTGGAGCGCTCTGCTGGAGAAAGCCTACGCCAA gGTGAACAGCTCGTACGAGGCTCTGACTGGAGGGTCGAGTCTCGAGGGTTTTGAGGATTTCACCGGAGGAATCTCAGAGAGCTACGCCCTGAAGGAAGCTCCGCCCTTCCTGTTCAACATCATGAGGAAGGCCCTGACGCTCGGCTCGCTGCTCGGCTGCTCCATTGAC ATCTCCAGCTCGTATGAGACGGAGGCCGTCACTAGTCAGAAGCTGGTTAAAGGCCACGCCTACTCCATCACAGCAGCACGGCAG GTTCATCACTTTGGTTCGCCTGTGGAGCTGCTGAGGATCAGGAACCCCTGGGGTCAGGTGGAGTGGACCGGAGCTTGGAGTGACAA tTCTGGGGAGTGGGACCAGGTGGatctggaggagaagaagaagctggatCACTCTGCTGATGATGGAGAGTTCTG gatGTCCTACACCGACTTCCTGCATCAGTTTTCCCGCCTCGACATTTGTAACCTGACACCCGACACACTGAGCAGTGACGAGGTCGGTCGCTGGAACTATAGCGAGTTTGAAGGCATGTGGAGGGTCGGCTCCACGGCCGGAGGCTGCAGGAACTACCCGG CCACGTTCTGCTCAAACCCTCAGTTCTTCATCCGCCTCGACGATGTCGACGACGACCCGCATGACGGCAAAGACGGCTGCACCGTCCTGATTGGTCTGATGCAGAAAGACGCTCGCAGGGAGAGACGCTTTGGACGAGACCTGAACACCATCGGATTCGCCATCTACCAG GTTCCTGATGAG TATAAAGGTCGCAGTAAGGTCCACCTGGGCCCGGACTGCCTTCTGAGGAGGGCGGCGGTGGCTCGCAGTCAGAACTTCATCAACCTGAGGGAGGTGTGTGAGCGCTTCAAGCTGCCGCCGGGAGAGTACGCCATCATCCCGTCCACCTTCGAACCGCATCGCAAAGGAAGCTTCATCCTGAGGGTGTTCACTGAGAAACAGGCGCACAGCAG tccgATGGAGGAGGACCTGGACGCTGACATCCAGGAG CCGGACGTTGGACTCGACGCCGTGGACCCTCACTTCAAGCGTCTCTTCGTTCAGATCTCTGGAAAC AACTCTGAGATCTCTGCCTTCGAGCTCCAACACGTTCTGGACAAAGTGATCTCTCAGA GATCTGATGTGAAAACTGATGGTTTCAGTCTGCAGACCTGCCGCAGCATCATCAGCCTGCTGGAC AGGGACGGTACCAGTGAACTGGGTCTGCTGGAGTTTCACCGTCTGTGGACAAAGATCCAGAAATACCTG GAGATCTTTAAGAGTCACGACTCAGATGGTTCTGGTACGATGAGCAGTCATGAGATGAGAGCGGCGCTGGCTGAAGCAG ggttCCAGGTGAACAGCGCTGTGATCCAGGAGATCGTGGGTCGGTACGCTGACTCCAGTTTTTCCATCGACTTCGACTGTTTCATCGGCTGTCTGATCCGCCTGGAGCTGCTCTTCA aaatGTTCAGAACTCTGGACAAGAAGAACCAGGGGAAGATCCAACTGGACCTGCAGCAG TGGCTTTGCCTCTCCATCAACTGA